In the genome of Mycobacterium kansasii ATCC 12478, one region contains:
- the rpsT gene encoding 30S ribosomal protein S20: protein MANIKSQQKRNRTNERARLRNKSVKSSLRTAVRAFREAAHAGDKEKAAELLVSTNRKLDKAASKGVIHKNQAANKKSALARTLNKLG from the coding sequence GTGGCCAACATCAAGTCGCAGCAAAAGCGCAACCGGACCAACGAACGCGCCCGACTGCGCAACAAGTCGGTGAAGTCGTCGCTGCGTACCGCTGTCCGGGCGTTTCGCGAGGCCGCACACGCCGGCGACAAAGAGAAGGCCGCGGAGCTCCTGGTGTCGACCAACCGCAAGTTGGACAAGGCGGCCAGCAAGGGCGTGATCCACAAGAACCAGGCGGCCAACAAGAAGTCGGCCCTGGCGCGGACCCTCAACAAGCTGGGCTGA
- the holA gene encoding DNA polymerase III subunit delta, which translates to MHLVLGDEELLVERAVGEILRSARQRAGAGAGPGADDVPINRLRAGDVSTYELAELLSPSLFADERIVVLEAAAEAGKDAVAMIASTAADLPPGTVLVVVHSGGGRAKALAGQLQSLGAQVHPCARITKLSERLDFVRGEFRCLRVKIDDETVAALLDAVGSELRELAAACSQLVADTGGHVDVAAVRRYHSGKAEVKGFDIADKAVTGDVAGAAEALRWAMMRGEPLVVLADALAEAVHTIGRVGPLSGDPYRLAAQLGMPPWRVQKAQKQARRWSRDKVATAMKLVAELNANVKGAVADADYALESAVRKVAELVADRG; encoded by the coding sequence TTGCATTTGGTCCTGGGCGACGAAGAACTGCTGGTCGAACGGGCGGTCGGGGAGATACTGCGGTCGGCGCGGCAACGCGCGGGAGCCGGCGCCGGCCCGGGCGCCGATGACGTGCCGATCAACCGCCTGCGCGCCGGCGACGTCAGCACCTATGAGCTCGCCGAGTTGCTGAGCCCCTCGCTGTTCGCCGACGAGCGGATTGTCGTGCTGGAGGCCGCCGCAGAGGCGGGCAAGGATGCCGTCGCGATGATCGCGTCGACCGCTGCCGACCTGCCACCGGGCACCGTGCTGGTGGTGGTGCACTCCGGCGGCGGGCGAGCCAAAGCCCTGGCCGGTCAACTGCAGTCGCTGGGCGCGCAGGTGCATCCGTGCGCGCGGATCACCAAGCTCAGCGAACGCCTCGACTTCGTCCGCGGTGAATTTCGTTGTCTGCGCGTCAAGATCGACGACGAGACCGTGGCAGCGTTGCTCGATGCGGTCGGTTCGGAACTGCGTGAACTCGCCGCGGCCTGCTCGCAGCTGGTCGCCGACACCGGTGGTCACGTCGACGTGGCGGCGGTTCGCCGCTATCACAGCGGCAAGGCCGAAGTGAAGGGCTTCGACATCGCCGACAAGGCCGTCACCGGCGATGTGGCCGGAGCCGCCGAAGCGCTGCGCTGGGCCATGATGCGCGGCGAGCCGCTGGTGGTGCTGGCCGACGCGCTGGCCGAAGCGGTGCACACGATCGGCCGGGTGGGCCCGTTGTCCGGCGACCCGTACCGGCTGGCGGCGCAACTGGGCATGCCGCCCTGGCGGGTGCAGAAGGCGCAAAAGCAGGCGCGGCGCTGGTCACGCGACAAGGTGGCGACGGCGATGAAGCTGGTCGCCGAACTGAACGCCAACGTCAAAGGGGCCGTGGCCGACGCCGACTATGCGCTGGAATCCGCGGTCAGGAAGGTGGCCGAGTTGGTCGCCGACCGCGGCTAG